Part of the Micropterus dolomieu isolate WLL.071019.BEF.003 ecotype Adirondacks linkage group LG22, ASM2129224v1, whole genome shotgun sequence genome is shown below.
tgataatgatcaGAGTACACGGAGAGTCCTTCACTCTGGTTACCAAAGTCAAGCATGTTTCTCATTTTGTCCTTGGTATTATAATATGGATATTGAAGGCTTATGGTCGTTTCTGTAATGACTGCAATGCTGGTAAGCTATGTAGCCTGTAGATAAAAAATCCAGAGCTACAGAGATTCTTACATAAGATATATGCAAAAAAGCAGTTCTAAACAATAAACAGCTTTACAAAAGAGGTCAGTCtccatatttctttctttctgttacCTTAAATATCTCACACTGTTCATCTCATTTGCTCTAAAGATTGCTTGAAGTTACATGTTTCTCTCTTCTCATTTTTCTGCCTATATAACCTGTAGGTTGTTATTGAACCATGACAAGCATTTGCCTAAAGCAACTGTAGAGGAGCAACAACAGACAGATAAGATATGGAATTATTACAAATTTTGCCAGAAAAATATTCATCATTTCAAAAAGTTTACAAGTTATACAATACTACAAACAGTGAAACAACTTTCACAGTACACATGTACAACTGCTTTACATGCATGCAGACGGGTTGCAATTCCCACTGTAAGTTTGCCCTTTGAACAAGAAACAAAGCACAAATGATGCAAGGGAAGGTCATTTAAAAGGAACAACAAATCAACAACCGAGGGCCCCACCTTCTCATATGGATCAGAGTCATAGTTGAGTCCAATCCCACAGTCATCTGTGATTTCAGAAAGATCTTCATCATCAAACTCCTCCAGGCTGATGTCGTGGGCTGGCCTGGAAAGACATGAGAGACAGTACATTtacaacatgcaaaaaaaaacactcatatCAGCAGTATGCCTCTTTCATTCGCAACATTCAAGAGGGTAATTTCTCACTGATTAATGCCCACACATTGAGCCCTGTTCTAGGGGAGACCTGCTGTAACTCATGGCCTGTCATTGTCTATCTGGGTCTCAGACTCATATACCGGACGCAGGCAGCCACAAAAACACCCACGTCCTATTCTCTTATAACAATCCACACTAACAAGATGCGGCACATTTCAGTGGTGCAGATTAACAACACATAAAGAGCTGAAATGAAATTTCAAATGAATTGTATTGTATACACAGTATGTATGAGCTATGAATGTTATAGAGTTGGAAGTGAATTATTGGCAGTTGCATCACACACCAGAGTTTCTGAACTTCTATTTACAGCTGCAGCACACCACAGCAGGGACGTGTATATGTTTTCCTGATTAGGCTCTATCTCATCTTTGCTCCATTAGTTTCAGCAGGCTGTCTGTTCCATGGCAGATCACTTGCAATGTGTTGAAGGAATTGCTGCATTGCAGCTTTCCGACTAAGAAAAGGACACACCACATATAACGTGCCGTATGGATGCAAGCTTACATCACACAGTCATATGGGGTCCTGTCTACACAATGTCATTAGTCCCATGGAGCAAATGAGGACATGCTGATGCatctaaaagtaaaacaaaggggGGCATGAAAAGGTCACTGTAATCAGAGTGTCCCCATGCTTCTGGTCTGCTTTAATGTACAACAAGGTGCTACAGAAAACACTTGTAAAATAGAGACCAATAAAGTTACTGAGGTTGTTGAGAATGCAATCAAACGTATACGAAGTGAATGTTGCATGTTACAGTAAGCCCTTACTCCATTATCCCACTGTAGTTCAGTGAAAGCACaaagtatatataaaaaactatTAATATTTTAACTGCAAATCCTTAAGCtataaatgtgtatataattgtatttttttttaaaacaaggaCTCCAAACATCCAATCTTGATTTTATCAGAATAAAAAAGTTATCAAATTTGAACAATTTTAAAAGTTATGATAAGCTAAACAGCACGTGAGGTTTAGATAAAATTATGCAGTCAAGGTGCTACTGATACTGAAGCCTAGATATAACACATTAATTTTCCATTTGCGGAAAATTACAGTTGCAAGACTATTAAGCTTGACCTTGCTGTTGACGTGTATATCTAAAATTGTACTAAAGCTGCATCTTGAGGATTTGCCGCATGCAGATAATTTCAGGGAAAACACCAGAAAGCtcttgtaataaaaaaaacgtATTAATAATCCAGACTCAAAGTCACTCGGCATCACTTTCTTAAAAGACAACACTAATCAATCATCATTaaattgatttgattgattAGTAGATTTTCATGTAGAACTAACTAAATGTACCTATGATGCCTTTATGATCAtggtacatacatacatatcagTTATATGAGTACTTTACTTAAAGTGTCAAATTTAAAAACCCACATGAGTTAGTCAATGTCACCACTAGATTTATCAATCAGATAAACCCAATTCAATAACGTCTCACTATATCATTGTTGCATAATATGTTTAATTAAGAGATTTTGGACTGTGCTTGATTGTGGACTGTAGCTATCACAGGAGGTGGCGTTTATTGATTTAATGTTAGATGTGCAAGTTAAGTATGTAGCTATAGACAGGGTCACCCTGTCTGAAACGATAGGACTGAATTTGTGATAACGGTCTAGCTGATATGAGCCAAAACATGTGTATATAAAGCCTGTTCAGGTCCAAGCCGAGTTGTATCCATCCAGGAGTGCTGTGTGTACAGGCAGGATCATGAAGTGTCTGGTTGCTGTTTTGGTCTGTGTGGTGCTCGCAGAGGGAATCGTCAAGTAAGGAAGCTATCTCTGTATTTCTCAATTCTGTGCCTGTTTTGTGAtaaaacattgattttttttataatcttAGAGCAAAATTGTAATTTTGACTTTAAGGTCTACTGCCAAAGTGACTAATAATGAAAGCCATGGGAAGTCAaaattctttgtgtttttgctctGTCCTTCGTCAGGATCCCTCTGCGCAAGCACAAGTCTATGCGTGAGGCCCTGAGAGATAAAGGGATCGAGCTGCCTTACCAGGATCCAGCTCTGAAGTACCAGAACTATGAGTTTGCCACTGCAAACATGTACATCAACAACTATGCTGATGTAAGAAATCCTATGTAAATGCCAACACTTTGATGAAAGCAGTAACTGATGggtttgttctttcttttattctattcctctctttctttacCTCCAACCAATTGTTGCCCAGACCACCTACTATGGACCCATCACCATCGGAACACCCCCCCAGTCCTTCCAGGTGCTGTTTGACACCGGCTCTGCCAACCTGTGGGTGGACTCAGTGTACTGTAACACTCAGGCCTGCAGTAAGTACAAACCAACAGGCTTTACACAACAAAATccttcatctgtctctctcttcagaGCATATTTGCACGTAAAGAACTTCTCCAGATGACTTAAAGCTGATATAGGCCAGCATGCAGAGCTAGCAGTTTGCCATCTTGTTTCCAAGAGATTACTTACTGTATGCATGGGACTTAGACGTCTTGTGCAATTACAGGCATGCCCCTAAGCATTTTCTGTCTTTGGAAACTTCTGCTACTGTGTTAGTTAAAATTCAGCTCAGGATTTCTATAATCAAGTGAATCATCAGTATATCAAAAGGCTCTGCAAGGCATAAGGATATGTTTATGGAAATGGCTCCAGAGATAATCCCAATCTATGCCATttatagatacacacacaaagttcaACCCCCAGCAATCCTCCACCTACTCTGCCCTGGGAACATCCTTCTACCTGCCCTACGGCGCTGGAAGCCTTGATGGAGTCTTTGGCTATGACACTGTCAATGTGAGTCAAACCCACCAAACAAACCAGTACATCGGTCAAATAAAAAACTAGTATTTCCACCTTTGTCATTCACTTTCAGCAGACTAGACTCAACTGATTCATAGTTACTGAATTGCTCACTCATGCTGGAAAGTGTCAGTATATAGAGATCAATGTAGCAGTTTctattttatgtgtgtattaaGTGTTGAATTAGtgaaaagacagacacacattttacagACACAAGAAAACATACGCCATTCATTTAATCACTTGGCTGTCCACCATCACACCTGTCCTCACTGGGCTTGAATAAACAGGCTAAGGTTTGCATCCTACTCATCATTTTGGTTGATTTTGGACCCATAGGTTGGCGGCATTGTGATCCCCAACCAGGAGATTGGTCTGAGCACAAACGAGCCTGGTCAGAACTTTGTGGTGGCCCAGTTTGATGGCATCCTCGGCCTGTCTTACCCATCCATCTCAGCTGGAGGAGAGACTCCTGTCATGGACAACATGATGTCTCAAAACCTGCTTAATGCTAACATATTTGCTTTCTACCTTTCCAGGTACAACTGACACGAGACTTGTATGAACTAGTATCACATATAGGACATACTGTCTCAGCTATTACCATATATCCACACTAGTGGCACTAAACAAATTATCTAACATGGAGAGCTGGCAGCTAAGTTTTGGTCTATTGTCTGGTTTAGGGACGAACAGCAGGGAAGTGTGCTTTCTTTTGGAGATGTGGACAACAGCCTGTACCAGGGCCAGATCTATTGGACCCCTGTCACCTCTGAGACCTACTGGCAGATTGGCGTTCAAGGGTCTGTCTTCTTCAACATTTCACCAATATGAAATTTCAAATGATCTTCTGATTACTATTTAGTATTACAGCCTAGATGAGTGATTATTTTGTGTCCTAATATGACTGCAAGAAAAAATAACTTTTGGCATGTGTGGTGGCTTGCAGATTCCAGATTAATGGTCAAGAGACTGGCTGGTGCTCTCAGGGCTGTCAGTCTATTGTGGACACTGGAACCTCCATGCTGACCGCCCCACAGCAGCTTATGGGTAGCATCATGCAGGCAATTGGTGCCCAACAGAACCAGAATGGAATGGTAAGATAAATGGAAAGACAGGCAGACAGCCAAGACACTCATACACAGAGAACTGAAGCAGTAGGAAAGTGAACCACCATCATCCAACTCTGTCCGTAGGCTGcatataataaaagtaattatGAGCAGTGGAGGTCAAAGTCAGAAAACATACGTGCACATCAAAAGCAGAGAAGCAGAAATATATTGAAACAATGTACAAACTGGACAAGTTTGTTTCGAGCGTCTCTCTCAAACATTATCTCTTTGTTGTCTTGATCTCCAGTATATGGTGGACTGCAGCCAGGTCAACAACTTGCCAACCCTCAGCTTTGTTATCAGCGGCGTTACCTTCCCTCTGCCTCCTTCTGCTTACATCATTGTGGTAAGTTGCTACGTGCGTGCATAGCTCAAGCATGTATTTGCGCacgtttttattttactttatgtgCAATTATGTGAACATTTCCAATCCCCCGTCTCCACTTCCAGAGCAACCAGAATGGATACCAGTACTGCTCAGTGGGCATCACCCCCACCTACCTGCCCTCTCAAAATGGCCAGCCCCTGTGGATCTTTGGAGACGTGTTCCTCAGAGAGTACTACTCCGTCTACGACCGCACCAACAACCAAGTTGGCTTTGCTACAGCTGCCTAAGTGTCATCAGTGTCATCTCAAACATCTGGCATTATTGTAAATGATCGGTTTGGACAATATTGGAATTTGAATTAACATATTTGTAACTGTAAATTACAGTACATAATATTGTTATACTGGTCTGTTACATCTTCAAATTTGCATATACAGATCTAGCTGGATTTGTATGTTCAAACCAAAATCAAATATGTCTATGAAATTGTATCATTCTCAAGCGGAATAAAGGTGAAAATGCAAGCGTTTTGACATGTCATCTTTCTAAATGAGCACTCTATCGTAAAACCACAGGACCTGGGCTGGGAGACATAAAAGGGGTTTTCCCCCCTTTACAATTAACctcaggtttgtgtgtgtctctgagtgtGTCTAATTAATTCCCACTAGTGGGCATTTTAAATGTCCTACAACCCTGGGACACATAATGACATATAATTAAAACTCTGCTCAAACATCAAGAGAATCCAGCTAATGCAAATCCGCATGCTCTGTGCTTCTAAGCACTTGTTTTCACTCCACATCTGGTCAAATGCTGTGCAGATACACTGTGTGTGCAAACCCAGTTGGCAAAATGTGGCAACAGAGTTTGTTTTCATCTCAGTGAAGTTGCCTTCACCCACTATTGCCCTTGCAACATGACTACTGGTGCCAGAGATTGAGAAGCAACTAGATTTTGATTCACATTTATCACAATATGAAAATAGTGTAAATTTGAGTGTGGTCTGCCAGTTTGTGACTAGACCATCAGGACCATTCCACATGAATGCAAGCACAGACAGATGAGCGACAAAAACTGATTTCCTATCTGTCAAACAGGTGATTTAACCAAACCTGCAGAAATAAAGTCACTAATGAGCTCCTCACCCATCCAAGTATTCAGGGAAGCTTGTAAGTGTGTCTTGTTTGtcagtgtaggtgtgtgtgtgagattcaCAATGGAAAAACACCACATcagagcagctgcatccaaggcGTCTGTAACCACCACACTAGAAGTCCCATGGTTTGTTTCTGGAAGAAAGTTTGGAGAGCGATGGAGAAACAGAGGAATACAGGAGACTGGGACGTAATCAGAGGAGTTGAAATGTTGAATTTAAAAGGTACACTGGGgaaataaatgtctttatttgctTCATGGCACAAAGCAAATTTTCATGGTGACAAGAACACGCTGTCAACTGATTTCATAACTGCAGAAAGAAAAGCCTAAAGTATATGTGTATGTGGCTTATTCAGAGATATGGGAAGGTTGTTTCTAGAAAGAATATGTTTCAGATGACTTCTATCTTCCATTACATTAGGTTAGAGGTAGAAATCTAGAAAGACATCATAAAACCTTGATAAATAAACctaaactatctgcatggcaaCATTTCActaaaggataaaaaaaattcttttgTAATTTTGATGAAGTGTGCTTTATTTGTGTCTgaaatctttcttttttcttttttctaatttCTTATGCCTTCTCTGGTCTCCTCAATTGCTCCCTACTTTGCTGTGCTTCCAGACTCCATTTTGTTTGTGCTCATCTGCTTAGTGTTGGAGTTCTCCTGTGGCTCTGCAATGCACGCCACTAAGGAGTGTTCCCCTATTTCCCCTAAACTGCAAAACCTAAGCAATGTGTGTCAGTGAAaagcagcagaaagaaaaaaatgcccGTACCAAAGGTCCCTGTCCTCTCTTTGACGAATGAAAACAGAGTGATTCCCTTATATGCATGCATACACTTTTTCATCTCATCTTGAGGATCGATAAACCTATCAGTTCACTTTTCTCCTcctttgatttttttctcttaGATGTTCTGTGTCCCTCTCTGAAAGattctgtattattttgtatatttcagAATTGAGGTCACA
Proteins encoded:
- the LOC123961413 gene encoding gastricsin-like, with translation MKCLVAVLVCVVLAEGIVKIPLRKHKSMREALRDKGIELPYQDPALKYQNYEFATANMYINNYADTTYYGPITIGTPPQSFQVLFDTGSANLWVDSVYCNTQACNTHTKFNPQQSSTYSALGTSFYLPYGAGSLDGVFGYDTVNVGGIVIPNQEIGLSTNEPGQNFVVAQFDGILGLSYPSISAGGETPVMDNMMSQNLLNANIFAFYLSRDEQQGSVLSFGDVDNSLYQGQIYWTPVTSETYWQIGVQGFQINGQETGWCSQGCQSIVDTGTSMLTAPQQLMGSIMQAIGAQQNQNGMYMVDCSQVNNLPTLSFVISGVTFPLPPSAYIISNQNGYQYCSVGITPTYLPSQNGQPLWIFGDVFLREYYSVYDRTNNQVGFATAA